The Nitrospira sp. KM1 genome includes a window with the following:
- a CDS encoding CV_2116 domain-containing protein yields MSRKLEYGGYLIESAPTQIADANAWKVKIYISWGEGDNRVTRTFSSNEVSANETAADDQGILFAKQVIDGSENLLSHG; encoded by the coding sequence ATGAGTAGAAAACTGGAATACGGAGGATATCTCATCGAATCCGCGCCGACTCAGATCGCCGATGCGAACGCATGGAAAGTCAAGATCTACATCTCCTGGGGCGAGGGGGATAATCGGGTGACGCGAACATTTTCGTCGAACGAGGTGAGCGCAAACGAGACCGCGGCGGACGATCAGGGAATTCTCTTTGCTAAACAAGTCATCGACGGAAGCGAAAATCTACTGTCCCATGGTTGA
- a CDS encoding response regulator transcription factor, with translation MMIVDEQPPIHTRTADSQTSGHNARLIRVLIVDDHKLIREGLRSIASSFKELEVVGDADSGERAVQLTRELKPDVVLMDIGMPGMSGIEATRYIKSEFPQIAVVGLSVHEEMEVVQEMAAAGIEGYLAKENAADHLYQAIQSAVRTLR, from the coding sequence ATGATGATCGTGGATGAACAACCGCCGATTCACACTCGCACGGCCGACTCCCAGACGTCCGGCCATAACGCTCGATTGATCCGAGTGCTCATCGTGGACGATCACAAATTGATCCGGGAAGGACTCCGCAGCATTGCCAGTTCGTTCAAAGAGCTTGAAGTCGTCGGCGATGCAGACAGCGGGGAGCGTGCGGTTCAATTGACCCGCGAGTTGAAGCCGGATGTCGTGCTCATGGATATCGGAATGCCTGGTATGAGCGGCATCGAGGCGACCCGCTACATTAAATCGGAATTTCCTCAGATCGCAGTCGTCGGTTTATCCGTGCATGAGGAAATGGAAGTGGTACAGGAGATGGCTGCGGCGGGCATCGAAGGATATCTCGCGAAAGAAAACGCCGCGGATCATTTATATCAGGCCATTCAATCGGCCGTGCGGACGCTTCGGTAA
- a CDS encoding PRC-barrel domain-containing protein, giving the protein MIVILLALSALPVSAKDKSGVLKASDLLGMKVQGLDRASLGTIKDLVIDPEQGGVDYAVLDFGGFAGIGDKYFAVPWEAFELDQGGQYLLLDVSKKDLKNAPGFDKNNWPDLSQQEVVIYQFYDVPVRKHESRVRLNR; this is encoded by the coding sequence ATGATAGTGATTCTACTTGCCCTGAGCGCTCTCCCGGTATCAGCAAAAGATAAAAGCGGAGTATTGAAGGCGAGCGACCTGTTGGGGATGAAAGTGCAGGGTCTCGACCGTGCCTCGCTGGGAACCATCAAGGATCTCGTGATCGACCCGGAGCAAGGAGGGGTGGATTACGCCGTGCTCGACTTCGGCGGGTTCGCTGGAATCGGTGACAAATACTTCGCAGTTCCTTGGGAGGCATTCGAGCTGGACCAGGGCGGTCAATATCTCCTCTTGGACGTCAGCAAGAAAGATCTCAAGAATGCTCCTGGGTTTGATAAGAATAATTGGCCGGATCTCAGCCAGCAGGAAGTCGTGATTTATCAGTTTTATGATGTTCCGGTCCGAAAACATGAATCCCGCGTCCGTCTAAACCGATAA
- a CDS encoding OmpA family protein encodes MKTVSRIGCLFAAGFVALSMSACAGKTMQSGGNMSRPPTANDLSSASSNGVDRLDGYPILAKADPSRAKRQLDEIRAEQNATTAAGMRDVFFGYDSWAINEEGREILNRDAEWLRAHGLAQVKVEGHCDERGSSTYNFVLAEKRAKAVRNYLMEMGVKPERVTVVSYGKERPFCVTHSESCHQQNRRGHLVVKP; translated from the coding sequence ATGAAGACCGTTTCTCGCATTGGATGCCTATTCGCAGCTGGGTTCGTCGCCCTGTCGATGTCCGCCTGCGCGGGAAAAACCATGCAATCCGGCGGCAATATGTCCCGTCCGCCGACGGCCAACGATCTGTCTTCTGCGTCCTCCAACGGAGTGGATCGCCTGGACGGCTATCCCATTCTGGCGAAGGCCGATCCTTCGCGCGCGAAACGTCAGCTTGATGAAATCCGCGCCGAGCAGAACGCCACGACGGCCGCCGGCATGCGCGACGTATTCTTCGGCTACGACAGTTGGGCCATCAATGAGGAGGGCCGGGAAATCCTGAATCGCGATGCCGAGTGGCTTCGCGCGCACGGCTTGGCCCAGGTCAAAGTGGAAGGTCACTGTGACGAGCGAGGCAGTTCAACATACAACTTCGTGCTTGCCGAAAAGCGCGCCAAGGCGGTGCGAAATTACTTGATGGAAATGGGAGTGAAACCGGAGCGTGTGACGGTCGTATCCTATGGCAAGGAACGCCCTTTTTGCGTCACGCATTCAGAGTCATGCCATCAGCAGAATCGCCGTGGTCATCTGGTGGTGAAACCCTGA
- a CDS encoding DUF6496 domain-containing protein, whose protein sequence is MPRYGKRAQKSVRRAMHKKKSGTLKSGRSGKKVTSRKQAVAIGLSEARRKGAKVPSKRS, encoded by the coding sequence ATGCCGCGCTATGGCAAGAGAGCTCAAAAATCTGTCAGACGTGCGATGCACAAAAAGAAATCAGGAACTTTAAAAAGTGGAAGAAGTGGGAAGAAGGTCACAAGCAGGAAACAGGCAGTCGCGATAGGCTTGTCGGAAGCCAGACGCAAGGGCGCTAAGGTCCCTTCGAAACGCTCGTGA
- a CDS encoding PRC-barrel domain-containing protein, whose protein sequence is MKSRTCVLSAVGAFMLMAWPLQPAVVGADSSADQREQQRGKTSPGSTNITNSAGDTGVPSKYTVLPVARGKKVEVESSLVGDKVVGQKGEELGQLKSVIMDSETKRIEYAMIEIGHSGQYQAFPWSNFKVDKEKGQVQLNIPKEQLNPSVAAADTSPDVKKVFEDELKNIRERESKMEHRGLGVTDEPAAGGSQGEDKAGGAGPSGPRALPKGEAPQFEGGK, encoded by the coding sequence ATGAAAAGCAGAACTTGTGTCTTGAGTGCCGTGGGCGCGTTCATGTTGATGGCGTGGCCGCTGCAACCGGCAGTGGTCGGAGCGGATTCATCAGCCGATCAGCGTGAGCAACAACGGGGAAAGACATCCCCGGGGTCGACGAACATTACGAACTCGGCGGGGGATACGGGGGTCCCGAGCAAATATACCGTGTTGCCCGTGGCCCGCGGCAAGAAGGTGGAGGTCGAGAGCTCGCTGGTGGGCGACAAAGTCGTGGGCCAGAAGGGGGAAGAACTGGGGCAGCTGAAGAGCGTGATCATGGATTCTGAAACAAAACGCATTGAATATGCGATGATCGAGATCGGCCACAGCGGCCAGTATCAGGCGTTTCCCTGGAGCAATTTCAAAGTGGACAAGGAGAAGGGCCAGGTTCAGCTGAATATACCCAAGGAGCAACTGAATCCCAGCGTGGCCGCCGCCGACACGTCGCCGGATGTGAAGAAAGTATTCGAGGATGAACTCAAAAACATCCGTGAACGTGAGTCGAAAATGGAGCATAGAGGTCTTGGGGTAACTGATGAGCCGGCAGCAGGTGGTTCGCAGGGTGAAGACAAAGCGGGTGGAGCTGGACCGAGCGGCCCACGAGCATTACCAAAGGGAGAAGCACCGCAATTTGAAGGTGGAAAGTAA
- a CDS encoding small metal-binding protein SmbP, giving the protein MSLRIQTIVPVGVLAIALVMSASCSMRQQTRSADRTYPSDAGPAVTERPVPINPTGAGDNKLDSERVVGCADQKGDMTASPDCRPENRPMAGNPHKDARQKTVCRSHTDSRGNVVYDDPSCPARGRQPLQEMGSSYENVALTRESAYFDRYIEKAVKHAREAETAGSQGNAAEMFSHTELSLNNAKEAQRAGNVPGLSEGIVALRETLAMPLRPEAHEVATRGRTLRSHCATHADINGNMVYDDPECPARYSLMDATNHVQEARILLSQAAGINPKNTRLPAAANARTLDGQLIRADATSRADGRGHYVLREGNGTETPVWFTPDVLGNMQSGDYVRAQVDADGRVIAIRKI; this is encoded by the coding sequence ATGTCGTTGCGAATTCAGACCATAGTGCCAGTAGGCGTATTGGCCATCGCTTTAGTGATGAGCGCTTCCTGCTCGATGCGACAGCAGACACGCTCGGCCGACCGTACGTACCCATCGGACGCCGGTCCGGCAGTGACTGAACGTCCTGTGCCGATCAACCCAACTGGAGCTGGGGACAATAAGTTGGACTCGGAGCGCGTTGTCGGCTGCGCGGACCAGAAGGGCGACATGACAGCGTCACCGGACTGTAGGCCCGAGAATCGGCCCATGGCCGGTAATCCTCATAAAGATGCCAGGCAAAAGACCGTCTGTCGCTCTCATACGGATTCCAGGGGCAATGTCGTCTATGATGATCCTTCCTGTCCAGCCCGCGGTCGTCAGCCGCTCCAGGAAATGGGAAGCAGTTATGAGAACGTGGCACTGACCAGAGAAAGCGCATATTTTGACCGCTATATCGAAAAAGCGGTCAAGCATGCTCGTGAGGCGGAGACCGCCGGCAGCCAGGGCAATGCCGCAGAGATGTTCAGCCATACAGAGTTATCTCTGAACAATGCCAAGGAAGCTCAACGCGCCGGAAATGTTCCCGGCTTAAGTGAAGGCATCGTGGCGCTGAGAGAGACATTAGCCATGCCGCTCCGACCCGAAGCCCATGAGGTTGCGACCAGGGGCAGGACACTCAGAAGTCATTGCGCGACCCATGCGGATATCAACGGTAACATGGTGTATGACGATCCCGAGTGTCCGGCCCGCTATTCATTGATGGACGCCACCAACCATGTACAAGAGGCTCGTATCCTGTTGTCCCAGGCGGCGGGCATCAATCCTAAGAACACGCGCCTGCCTGCGGCTGCGAATGCTCGAACTCTCGATGGCCAATTAATTCGAGCCGATGCTACTTCAAGAGCGGATGGACGCGGTCATTATGTCCTGCGAGAGGGAAATGGCACGGAAACTCCGGTGTGGTTTACACCGGATGTGCTGGGGAATATGCAGTCTGGTGATTATGTGCGGGCTCAAGTCGATGCCGATGGTCGAGTGATCGCTATTAGAAAGATTTAG
- a CDS encoding DUF1328 domain-containing protein, whose product MLRWSVIFFGIAIVAAAFGFGDIAVGATEIAKVLFYMFLGVAFIVLILAVSLERKLGER is encoded by the coding sequence ATGCTCCGATGGTCGGTGATCTTTTTCGGAATTGCCATTGTGGCCGCTGCATTTGGATTCGGCGACATTGCCGTGGGGGCAACTGAAATAGCCAAGGTGCTTTTCTATATGTTCTTAGGCGTTGCTTTCATTGTGCTCATTTTGGCGGTTTCACTCGAACGCAAGCTTGGGGAAAGATAG
- a CDS encoding alpha/beta hydrolase, protein MIEFFSQTAVRKFFMSMALLLFLTGCQSYTETYGGQERKATSPTKKEIKAGMTATLSRADTDMQAVLTALQDLAPKPIESLSAEEARKQPTPADAVMILLRKRSLIVQPEIVGLVENRTIPGPDGANIPVRVYTPLGKGPFPMIVYFHGGGWVFATLDTYDSSARALTNAAGAVVLSVEYRKGPEHRFPAAHEDAFAAYHWAQQHGAEIHGDPARVAVAGESAGGNLAAAVPIMARERRVPLPVHQLLIYPVTSQDLNSPSYRENADAIPLNRAMMPWFFEKYLNTPQEAEHPWISVVNARSLKELPPATILTADIDPLRSDGTRYADRLREAGVPVLYMNYEGVTHEFFGMGAVVLQAKRAVETAGTELRHGFETGAPAVGVPANDSK, encoded by the coding sequence ATGATTGAATTTTTCAGCCAGACCGCCGTGCGAAAATTCTTCATGAGCATGGCGCTGCTGCTTTTCCTCACCGGATGTCAATCGTACACCGAAACGTACGGCGGTCAGGAACGCAAGGCAACCTCGCCTACCAAAAAGGAAATCAAGGCCGGCATGACTGCGACCCTATCGCGGGCGGACACTGACATGCAGGCGGTGCTTACGGCCCTGCAGGATCTTGCTCCGAAGCCGATTGAATCACTCTCAGCCGAAGAGGCTAGAAAACAGCCCACACCAGCCGATGCCGTGATGATATTGCTCAGAAAGCGATCCTTAATCGTTCAACCTGAGATTGTCGGCCTGGTCGAAAATCGAACGATTCCCGGTCCTGATGGAGCCAATATTCCCGTCCGAGTGTATACGCCACTGGGGAAGGGGCCGTTTCCCATGATCGTGTACTTCCATGGAGGCGGATGGGTGTTCGCGACCCTCGACACATATGATTCGTCCGCGCGGGCGCTGACGAATGCGGCTGGAGCCGTGGTTCTCTCTGTAGAATATAGAAAGGGGCCGGAGCATAGATTTCCTGCAGCCCATGAAGATGCGTTCGCCGCATATCATTGGGCCCAACAGCATGGTGCCGAAATCCATGGCGATCCCGCTCGTGTGGCAGTGGCTGGAGAAAGCGCAGGCGGGAATCTCGCTGCTGCAGTTCCCATCATGGCTCGAGAACGGAGGGTGCCTCTACCGGTCCATCAGCTATTGATCTATCCCGTCACGAGTCAGGACTTGAATTCCCCCTCTTACCGGGAAAATGCCGATGCCATACCGCTGAACCGCGCCATGATGCCTTGGTTTTTTGAGAAGTATTTGAACACGCCACAGGAGGCTGAGCATCCATGGATTTCCGTTGTCAATGCCAGATCGTTAAAGGAGCTGCCGCCGGCCACCATCCTCACTGCCGATATCGATCCTCTTCGTTCGGACGGAACACGGTATGCAGACCGGCTTCGGGAAGCCGGCGTACCGGTTCTGTACATGAATTACGAAGGTGTGACGCATGAATTCTTCGGCATGGGTGCGGTCGTGCTTCAAGCCAAACGGGCGGTAGAAACAGCAGGCACTGAACTTCGACACGGCTTCGAAACCGGTGCTCCGGCCGTTGGAGTTCCCGCGAACGATTCGAAGTAG
- a CDS encoding DDE-type integrase/transposase/recombinase, whose translation MKKSKFSEEPITKQSDERWTMDVTPSLCGQDGWAHLAAVIDCHDRKVIGYEFALRSRAQEAERALEAACLTWHGSVPCGRGAPVLRKRQRPDHSESPLPAACRDSRLQQEFITP comes from the coding sequence ATGAAAAAGAGCAAGTTTTCGGAGGAGCCGATCACCAAGCAGAGTGATGAACGGTGGACGATGGACGTGACGCCTAGTCTCTGCGGACAAGATGGCTGGGCACATTTGGCCGCCGTGATCGACTGTCATGATCGGAAAGTGATCGGCTATGAGTTCGCACTGCGGAGTCGGGCTCAGGAGGCTGAACGGGCGCTTGAAGCGGCCTGCTTGACTTGGCACGGTTCGGTACCTTGCGGCCGGGGAGCCCCGGTCTTACGAAAGCGGCAACGGCCTGATCACTCAGAGTCGCCGCTTCCGGCAGCGTGTCGAGACTCCCGGTTGCAGCAGGAATTCATCACTCCATGA
- a CDS encoding integrase core domain-containing protein has translation MPVQKGIIERFYRSLKEEPLHRTFQTFEEARRVIRDWVQWYNHERPHQTLGYRSSIQVRAQQLTEVA, from the coding sequence ATGCCGGTGCAGAAAGGGATCATCGAACGGTTCTATCGGAGTCTGAAGGAGGAGCCTCTGCACCGCACGTTCCAAACGTTTGAGGAGGCACGGCGAGTCATTCGGGATTGGGTGCAGTGGTACAACCACGAGCGGCCGCATCAGACGCTCGGCTATCGGAGCTCTATCCAAGTTCGGGCCCAACAATTAACCGAAGTGGCGTGA
- a CDS encoding ATP-binding protein, producing the protein MPLSIAQWWDGLRIQHKVWTVLLLLCVPLFIGLTIHLYVVNQLLSLQQQRQEIILDHAHVHHLRRLTADIEGGFRGYMITQDATFLTPLHEAESKIDKALSEARLRLNGAADSSIDILRIEQQLKAFLRSKHELIAQIQSGRSDQALTYVRSGEGMRLSDRLREDLGLIEDRLDGQRIALNIDTEILSQRTFVGLWIALGGVVMLGWISSRMLARSLTDPISRLRAATGRMGNHIPLSEIDDLFTPLRASQDELGQLAHAYLEMARRIHTHVDELEVLITIGQDINTIGPDGLDGVLRRILDRAVELIGTSSCLVLIRDERMGCWVVEAASGEWNDRLKKSVMLWEELPVCVLAFESGDVATGDQFRADRRPHVVRRNLIGDSMLAIPLMAQGVPFGVLSLINGRDEPTGNWNIRLAKGLAQQAALAIANARLYDAVQEKQRGLLARLRHLESLAETLAHDLKGPGARMEELARLLAQKFTGHIDERTAKWLRLIQENGSDIVQRVEGILAVARVGSGQGPVTAVDPALVIEEVLKAHAGEIERLHANVEVGRGLPLVACHGAYLRQVFDNLLSNALKYSRPEERPVIDISARIDQNMACFTVRDRGIGIPESRRSDVFKPFIRLAPGNAPGSGIGLAIVQRIVELYGGRVWIEAATFDGCAVRFTVPCLKDNAGAAGFGSSRENPAEIVDGSIKGFC; encoded by the coding sequence ATGCCTCTAAGCATTGCACAGTGGTGGGATGGGCTCCGGATCCAACACAAGGTCTGGACGGTGCTCCTTCTACTCTGCGTGCCGCTTTTCATTGGATTGACGATCCATCTCTACGTAGTCAATCAACTCTTATCCCTTCAACAACAGCGCCAGGAAATCATCCTTGACCATGCGCACGTACACCACCTGCGGCGGTTGACCGCCGATATTGAGGGCGGCTTCCGGGGGTACATGATCACGCAGGATGCGACATTTTTGACGCCGCTGCACGAGGCGGAATCTAAAATTGATAAAGCCCTGTCCGAAGCCAGACTTCGATTGAACGGGGCGGCGGATTCATCCATCGATATACTGCGGATCGAGCAGCAGCTCAAGGCGTTTCTCCGGTCCAAACACGAATTGATTGCCCAGATTCAGAGCGGAAGGTCCGACCAGGCCCTAACCTATGTGCGGTCGGGAGAGGGAATGAGATTGTCCGACCGGCTCCGCGAGGACCTCGGATTGATCGAGGACAGGCTGGACGGCCAACGAATCGCGCTCAACATCGATACGGAGATATTGTCCCAGCGCACATTCGTCGGTCTCTGGATCGCGTTAGGGGGCGTTGTGATGCTGGGTTGGATCAGCTCAAGGATGTTAGCGCGCTCCCTGACCGATCCGATTTCGCGACTCAGGGCCGCAACCGGCAGGATGGGGAACCACATTCCTCTCTCCGAGATCGACGATTTGTTTACTCCATTGCGTGCATCGCAGGACGAGCTTGGGCAGCTTGCCCATGCGTACCTCGAAATGGCCAGACGAATCCATACCCACGTGGACGAACTGGAAGTGCTGATCACAATCGGGCAGGACATCAATACCATTGGACCCGACGGACTGGACGGCGTCTTGCGGCGGATTCTGGATCGTGCGGTCGAGCTGATCGGCACGAGTTCTTGCCTGGTGCTGATCCGGGACGAGCGAATGGGATGCTGGGTCGTCGAAGCGGCTTCTGGAGAGTGGAATGACCGTTTGAAAAAGTCGGTGATGCTCTGGGAGGAGTTGCCGGTATGTGTCCTGGCATTTGAAAGCGGTGACGTGGCGACCGGCGATCAATTTCGCGCCGACCGGCGTCCTCACGTGGTCAGGCGGAATCTCATCGGGGATTCCATGCTGGCCATTCCGCTGATGGCGCAAGGTGTTCCGTTCGGGGTGCTCTCGCTCATCAATGGAAGGGATGAACCGACGGGCAACTGGAACATCCGTCTGGCGAAAGGCCTTGCGCAGCAAGCCGCGCTGGCTATTGCGAATGCTCGGCTGTACGATGCGGTTCAGGAAAAGCAGCGAGGATTGCTGGCGCGGTTACGACATCTTGAAAGCCTTGCGGAAACGCTGGCGCACGATCTCAAAGGTCCCGGTGCGAGAATGGAAGAACTGGCCCGGCTGCTCGCGCAAAAATTTACCGGACACATCGATGAACGTACGGCCAAGTGGTTGAGATTGATTCAGGAAAACGGCAGCGACATTGTCCAACGTGTCGAGGGAATCCTGGCTGTTGCACGGGTAGGCTCGGGGCAGGGGCCCGTCACCGCTGTGGATCCTGCGCTCGTGATCGAAGAGGTGCTCAAAGCCCATGCCGGAGAAATCGAACGGCTGCACGCCAATGTCGAGGTCGGCAGGGGATTACCCCTGGTGGCTTGCCATGGCGCCTACCTCCGGCAGGTGTTCGACAACCTTCTATCGAATGCATTGAAATATTCACGTCCGGAAGAGCGTCCGGTCATCGATATCTCCGCTCGCATAGACCAGAATATGGCGTGTTTTACCGTTCGAGACCGCGGCATCGGCATCCCCGAATCTCGCAGAAGCGACGTGTTCAAGCCGTTCATCAGATTGGCGCCAGGGAATGCCCCAGGCAGCGGAATTGGGCTGGCGATCGTGCAACGAATTGTCGAGCTGTACGGCGGCCGCGTCTGGATTGAGGCGGCAACGTTTGACGGGTGTGCGGTCCGATTTACGGTTCCTTGTCTGAAAGATAATGCAGGAGCGGCCGGCTTCGGTTCCTCCAGGGAAAATCCCGCGGAGATCGTAGACGGCTCGATCAAAGGCTTCTGTTAA
- a CDS encoding VOC family protein has translation MDHVSVVVDDLTAAIAFFTNLGMSLEGERPVEGAWVDRLVGLKGVKVDIAMMRTPDGHERVELTKFCNPESVWAEPAIAPPNTLGLRQIMFAVEDLDDTVARMRDHGAELIGEVVQYEDMYRLCYLRGPAGIIVALAEELF, from the coding sequence ATGGACCATGTCAGCGTCGTGGTCGACGACCTCACAGCCGCCATCGCCTTCTTCACCAATCTCGGCATGTCACTGGAAGGCGAGAGGCCGGTCGAGGGAGCCTGGGTGGACCGCCTCGTCGGGCTCAAGGGCGTCAAGGTCGACATTGCCATGATGCGAACCCCGGACGGCCACGAGCGGGTCGAGCTGACGAAGTTCTGCAATCCGGAGTCGGTCTGGGCCGAGCCGGCGATCGCTCCGCCGAACACGCTGGGCCTCCGGCAGATCATGTTCGCTGTCGAAGACCTCGACGACACCGTGGCCCGCATGCGTGACCATGGCGCCGAACTCATCGGCGAGGTGGTCCAGTACGAGGACATGTATCGGCTCTGTTACCTGCGAGGCCCGGCGGGCATCATCGTCGCACTGGCCGAAGAACTCTTCTGA